A genomic region of Streptomyces sp. R33 contains the following coding sequences:
- a CDS encoding glycosyltransferase, with translation MTSTATPRFSVFTPSHRPRFLDECLATLQAQTCPDWEWVVLLNNGARWRPEQPDERVRVEIADDLRGVGAAKRRACELARGEILVELDHDDLLAKTCLAELATAFDENPEAVFVYSNTAQITEDGGRDDTRWDEACGWKYEEVDVDGRTLLQAVSLAPTPHNVAYIWYAPNHVRAFRKDAYEQACGYDAARTVLDDQDLMCRLFHVGDFHHINRCLYLQRVHPANTQSDPEINAHIQRETVALYDKYIEANALAWTHRRGLLALDLGAAHRKPPGYLGVDQHPGKGVDIVATLPGKLDLPDGSVGLMRAVDFLEHVPAKVPLINEMYRLLAPGGMLLTMTPSSDGRGAYQDPTHVAYYNENSFWYYTDEQYRAFVPSIEARFQSSRLVTYFPSDWHSKNDISYVVANLIAMKEGAARCGGPLLV, from the coding sequence ATGACGTCGACCGCGACCCCGAGGTTCTCCGTTTTCACCCCCAGCCACCGGCCTCGTTTCCTCGACGAGTGCCTGGCGACCCTGCAGGCGCAGACGTGTCCGGACTGGGAGTGGGTCGTCCTGCTCAACAACGGCGCCCGGTGGCGGCCGGAGCAGCCGGACGAGAGGGTCCGTGTGGAGATCGCGGACGATCTCCGGGGCGTCGGGGCCGCGAAGCGCAGGGCCTGTGAGCTGGCGCGCGGCGAGATCCTCGTGGAGCTCGACCACGACGACCTGCTGGCGAAGACGTGTCTGGCCGAGCTCGCCACGGCGTTCGACGAGAACCCCGAGGCCGTCTTCGTCTACAGCAACACCGCGCAGATCACCGAGGACGGGGGCCGGGACGACACGCGGTGGGACGAGGCGTGCGGCTGGAAGTACGAGGAGGTCGACGTCGACGGCCGCACGCTGCTCCAGGCCGTCTCCCTGGCGCCGACCCCGCACAACGTCGCTTACATCTGGTACGCCCCCAACCACGTACGGGCCTTCCGCAAGGACGCCTACGAGCAGGCCTGCGGGTACGACGCCGCCCGCACGGTCCTGGACGACCAGGACCTGATGTGCCGCCTCTTCCATGTGGGCGACTTCCACCACATCAACCGTTGCCTGTACCTCCAGCGGGTGCACCCCGCGAACACCCAGAGCGACCCGGAGATCAACGCGCACATCCAGCGCGAGACGGTCGCCCTGTACGACAAGTACATCGAGGCCAACGCCCTCGCCTGGACCCACCGGCGCGGACTGCTCGCACTGGACCTCGGCGCGGCCCACCGCAAGCCCCCCGGCTACCTCGGCGTCGACCAGCACCCGGGGAAGGGCGTCGACATCGTCGCGACGCTGCCCGGGAAGCTGGACCTGCCGGACGGTTCCGTCGGCCTGATGCGGGCGGTGGACTTCCTCGAGCACGTGCCCGCGAAGGTGCCGCTGATCAACGAGATGTACCGGCTGCTGGCGCCCGGCGGGATGCTCCTCACCATGACGCCCAGCTCGGACGGCCGCGGCGCCTACCAGGACCCGACGCACGTGGCGTACTACAACGAGAACTCGTTCTGGTACTACACGGACGAGCAGTACCGGGCCTTCGTGCCCAGCATCGAGGCCCGGTTCCAGTCGTCGCGGCTGGTCACGTACTTCCCGTCCGACTGGCACTCCAAGAACGACATCTCGTACGTGGTCGCCAACCTCATCGCGATGAAGGAAGGCGCCGCGCGGTGCGGCGGGCCGCTGCTGGTCTAG
- the nrtL gene encoding ArgS-related anticodon-binding protein NrtL gives MTPADLSRTVVRAVRCAVEEGELPAEAGVPERVVVERTRPGGVGDYATPVAFQVAKPAGCPPRDVAGVLARRLGAEPGIERVEVTGAGFLNFVLPPPSAPAVVRDAIVRDIVIRDVRGGAMFAAPVPAPADETGTGLRECVVRCSVLRLVCARGGAGRDLPQDRPGDLPVAPLAKRDGDVVARYGRDAAHWAMLAVPARETPAFSDTLLVQGEASEFFRVRYAHARSRALVRNAGQLGFHPEPGDVDAPALLRLLADHDLVLEAAAHHRAPERLTRHLVELAGELLDFQYGVLPKGDEKPSAAHRARLALAEAAGTVLAGGLALLGIDAPDCL, from the coding sequence GTGACCCCCGCCGACCTCTCCCGTACCGTCGTACGCGCCGTGCGCTGCGCCGTCGAGGAGGGGGAGCTGCCCGCCGAGGCGGGTGTGCCCGAGCGGGTCGTCGTCGAACGGACCCGGCCCGGTGGGGTGGGGGACTACGCGACCCCCGTCGCCTTCCAGGTGGCCAAGCCGGCCGGATGCCCGCCCCGGGACGTGGCGGGCGTGCTGGCCCGACGGCTCGGCGCGGAGCCCGGCATCGAGCGCGTCGAGGTCACCGGAGCCGGGTTCCTCAACTTCGTGCTGCCTCCGCCCTCCGCCCCCGCCGTCGTCCGGGACGCCATCGTCCGCGACATCGTGATCCGGGACGTACGGGGCGGGGCCATGTTCGCCGCCCCGGTTCCCGCCCCCGCCGACGAGACCGGGACGGGGCTGCGCGAGTGCGTCGTGCGGTGCAGTGTCCTGCGGCTCGTGTGCGCCCGGGGCGGCGCCGGGCGCGACCTGCCGCAGGACCGGCCCGGGGACCTGCCCGTCGCGCCCCTCGCCAAGCGGGACGGCGACGTCGTCGCCCGTTACGGCCGCGACGCCGCCCACTGGGCGATGCTCGCCGTGCCCGCCCGGGAGACCCCGGCCTTCTCCGACACCCTGCTCGTGCAGGGGGAGGCCAGCGAGTTCTTCCGCGTGCGATACGCCCACGCGCGCAGCCGGGCCCTGGTACGGAACGCCGGTCAACTGGGCTTCCACCCCGAGCCGGGCGACGTCGACGCGCCCGCCCTGCTGCGCCTCCTCGCCGACCACGACCTCGTCCTGGAGGCCGCCGCGCACCACCGCGCGCCCGAGCGGCTCACCCGGCACCTCGTCGAGCTGGCCGGCGAGCTGCTCGATTTCCAGTACGGCGTCCTGCCCAAGGGCGACGAGAAACCCTCGGCCGCCCACCGTGCCCGGCTGGCCCTTGCCGAAGCCGCCGGGACGGTGCTGGCCGGTGGCCTGGCCCTGCTCGGCATAGACGCACCTGACTGCCTGTGA
- the thrB gene encoding homoserine kinase — translation MAGPAFRAAAVRVRVPASSANLGPGFDALGLALGLYDDVVVRVADSGLNIDIAGEGADTLPRDESHLLVRSMRTAFDLLGGQPRGLEVVCANRIPHGRGLGSSSAAICAGIVAARAVTIGGEAKLDDAALLELATEIEGHPDNVAACLLGGFTLAWMDGGSAKAIRMEPADSIVPVVFVPSKPVLTETARGLLPRNVPHVDAAVNAGRAALLVEALTRRPELLLPATEDRLHQEYRSPAMPESVALVNRLRADGIPAVISGAGPTVLALVDNGAADKVAQLAGEGWAANRLALDAAGASVLPLGTQGG, via the coding sequence ATGGCCGGTCCAGCGTTCCGCGCCGCCGCCGTACGGGTGCGCGTCCCCGCCAGCAGTGCCAACCTCGGCCCGGGCTTCGACGCCCTCGGCCTGGCCCTGGGGCTCTACGACGACGTAGTCGTCCGGGTGGCCGACTCCGGCCTGAACATCGACATCGCGGGCGAGGGCGCCGACACCCTCCCGCGGGACGAGAGCCACCTGCTCGTACGCTCCATGCGCACCGCCTTCGACCTGCTGGGCGGGCAGCCGCGCGGCCTCGAGGTCGTCTGCGCCAACCGCATCCCGCACGGCCGCGGCCTCGGGTCCTCCTCGGCCGCCATCTGCGCCGGGATCGTCGCCGCCCGCGCCGTGACCATAGGCGGAGAGGCCAAGCTCGACGACGCGGCCCTGCTCGAACTCGCCACCGAGATCGAGGGCCACCCCGACAACGTCGCCGCCTGTCTCCTCGGCGGTTTCACCCTCGCCTGGATGGACGGCGGCAGCGCCAAGGCGATCCGTATGGAGCCCGCCGATTCCATCGTTCCGGTGGTCTTCGTCCCCTCCAAGCCGGTCCTGACGGAGACCGCGCGCGGCCTGCTGCCGCGCAACGTCCCGCACGTGGACGCGGCCGTCAACGCAGGTCGTGCAGCCCTGCTCGTCGAAGCCCTGACCAGGCGTCCCGAGTTGCTGCTGCCGGCCACCGAAGACCGGCTCCACCAGGAGTACCGGTCCCCGGCGATGCCCGAGAGCGTGGCACTCGTCAACCGGCTGCGGGCGGACGGCATCCCCGCGGTCATCTCCGGCGCGGGCCCCACGGTCCTCGCGCTGGTCGACAACGGCGCGGCCGACAAGGTCGCGCAGCTCGCGGGCGAGGGATGGGCGGCGAACCGGCTCGCCCTCGACGCCGCGGGCGCGAGCGTACTTCCGCTGGGCACCCAGGGCGGCTAG
- a CDS encoding alpha/beta family hydrolase: MLFTDRDDAGRRLGTALLTYAADGPVVLGLPRGGVPVAFHVAHALGAPLDVIVVRKLGVPYQPELAFGAIGEGGVRVISDDIVRRGRISPQDIASVEQAEQAELTRRAARYRAGRPQQDLHGRTVIVVDDGIATGATAAAACQVVRAQGATRVVMAAPVAPPDALARVAAVADEVVCLSTPPGFSAVGQWYRDFSQTPDEEVVSLLAQAVRQPPATTEEVAVSAAGLSLPGDLTLPPAAKAVVVFAHGSGSSRHSPRNRQVATSLNRAGLGTLLFDLLTPAEEGNRANVFDIETLAARLAEATTWLGTRTSVPVAYFGASTGAAAALAAAAAPDSPVYAVVSRGGRPDLAGHHLAAVRAPTLLVVGSEDSLVLDLNREAQARLRCENRLEIVEGATHLFEEPGALHEVSVLAEQWFTTHQR; this comes from the coding sequence ATGCTCTTCACAGACCGCGACGACGCAGGACGACGACTCGGAACGGCGCTGCTGACGTACGCGGCGGACGGGCCCGTCGTCCTGGGGCTGCCCCGGGGCGGGGTCCCGGTGGCCTTCCACGTGGCGCACGCCCTCGGCGCCCCCCTCGACGTGATCGTCGTCCGCAAGCTCGGGGTCCCGTACCAGCCCGAGCTGGCGTTCGGCGCGATCGGCGAAGGCGGGGTACGCGTGATCAGCGACGACATCGTCCGCCGCGGCCGGATCAGCCCGCAGGACATCGCCTCAGTCGAGCAGGCGGAGCAGGCGGAACTGACCCGCCGGGCCGCCCGCTACCGTGCGGGGAGACCGCAACAGGACCTCCACGGCCGGACGGTGATCGTCGTGGACGACGGCATCGCGACCGGTGCCACCGCTGCGGCGGCCTGCCAGGTGGTACGGGCGCAGGGCGCGACCCGGGTCGTCATGGCGGCCCCGGTGGCCCCGCCGGACGCGCTGGCCCGGGTGGCCGCGGTGGCCGACGAGGTGGTCTGCCTCTCCACGCCGCCGGGCTTCTCCGCGGTCGGCCAGTGGTACCGGGACTTCTCCCAGACCCCGGACGAGGAGGTCGTCTCCCTCCTTGCCCAGGCCGTCCGGCAACCGCCCGCCACGACGGAGGAGGTCGCGGTCTCGGCGGCAGGGCTGAGCCTCCCGGGCGACCTCACCCTCCCTCCGGCGGCGAAGGCGGTGGTCGTCTTCGCGCACGGCTCGGGCAGCAGCCGCCACAGCCCCCGCAACCGGCAGGTGGCGACGAGCCTGAACCGGGCCGGCCTGGGCACCCTGCTGTTCGACCTGCTCACCCCTGCCGAGGAGGGGAACCGCGCCAACGTCTTCGACATCGAGACCCTGGCCGCCCGCCTCGCCGAGGCCACCACCTGGCTCGGAACCCGTACCTCGGTCCCGGTCGCCTACTTCGGCGCGAGCACGGGCGCAGCAGCGGCCCTGGCCGCCGCGGCGGCCCCGGATTCACCCGTCTACGCGGTGGTCTCCCGCGGCGGCCGCCCGGACCTGGCGGGCCATCACCTCGCAGCGGTCCGCGCCCCGACCCTGCTCGTGGTCGGCTCGGAGGACTCCCTGGTCCTCGACCTCAACCGCGAGGCGCAGGCCCGGCTGCGCTGTGAGAACCGCCTGGAAATCGTCGAGGGCGCCACCCATCTTTTCGAGGAGCCGGGAGCCCTCCACGAGGTGTCCGTACTCGCCGAGCAGTGGTTCACCACTCATCAGCGGTAG
- the lysA gene encoding diaminopimelate decarboxylase: MSRSAHPAGPRHADVLPEGHYSPPPADLNALDEKVWARTVGRNPDGVVTVGGIPVTTLAEEFGTPAYFLDEEDFRARCRAWAHAFGPDADVFYAGKAFLSKAVVKWLREEGLNLDVCSGGELATALAAGMPAERIAFHGNNKSAREITRAVEARVGRIVLDSFQEIARVAHIARELGVRQPVQIRVTVGVEAHTHEFIATAHEDQKFGIAVADGAAAEAVRRALGHDSLELLGVHSHIGSQIFDMAGFEVSAKRVVQLLAAVRDEHGVELPEIDLGGGLGIAYTSSDDPREPHEIAKALHEIVARECESAGLRAPRISVEPGRAIVGPTAFTLYEVGTVKPLEGLRTYVSVDGGMSDNIRTALYDAEYSVTLVSRVSDAEPMLVRVVGKHCESGDIVVKDAFLPADLAPGDLLAVPATGAYCRSMASNYNHALRPPVVAVRDGEARVIVRRETEEDLLRLDLG; this comes from the coding sequence ATGAGCCGTTCCGCCCACCCCGCCGGGCCCCGCCACGCCGACGTCCTGCCCGAGGGGCACTACTCCCCGCCGCCCGCCGACCTCAACGCGCTCGACGAGAAGGTCTGGGCCCGGACCGTGGGACGGAACCCCGACGGTGTCGTGACGGTGGGCGGCATCCCCGTCACCACCCTCGCGGAGGAGTTCGGGACGCCCGCCTACTTCCTCGACGAGGAGGACTTCCGGGCCCGGTGCCGGGCCTGGGCGCACGCCTTCGGGCCGGACGCCGACGTCTTCTACGCCGGCAAGGCGTTCCTCTCCAAGGCCGTCGTGAAGTGGCTGCGGGAAGAGGGGCTGAACCTCGACGTGTGTTCCGGCGGGGAGCTGGCCACCGCCCTCGCCGCCGGGATGCCCGCCGAGCGGATCGCCTTCCACGGCAACAACAAGTCCGCCCGGGAGATCACCCGGGCCGTCGAGGCCCGGGTCGGTCGCATCGTCCTCGACTCCTTCCAGGAGATCGCTCGAGTCGCGCACATCGCGCGTGAGCTCGGCGTGCGCCAGCCCGTCCAGATCCGCGTGACCGTCGGCGTCGAGGCGCACACGCACGAGTTCATCGCGACCGCGCACGAGGACCAGAAGTTCGGCATCGCCGTCGCCGACGGCGCCGCCGCGGAGGCCGTCCGGCGCGCGCTCGGGCACGACAGCCTCGAGCTGCTCGGCGTCCACTCCCACATCGGCTCGCAGATCTTCGACATGGCCGGCTTCGAGGTGTCCGCCAAGCGGGTGGTGCAGCTGCTGGCCGCCGTACGCGACGAGCACGGCGTCGAGCTGCCCGAGATCGACCTCGGCGGCGGCCTCGGCATCGCGTACACCTCCTCCGACGACCCGCGCGAGCCCCACGAGATCGCCAAGGCCCTGCACGAGATCGTCGCCCGCGAATGCGAGTCCGCCGGGCTGCGCGCGCCCCGCATCTCCGTCGAGCCCGGCCGGGCCATCGTCGGGCCCACCGCCTTCACGCTGTACGAGGTCGGCACGGTCAAGCCGCTCGAGGGGCTCCGTACGTACGTCTCCGTCGACGGCGGCATGTCCGACAACATCCGCACCGCCCTCTACGACGCCGAGTACTCCGTCACCCTCGTCTCCCGCGTCTCCGACGCCGAGCCCATGCTCGTCCGCGTCGTCGGCAAGCACTGCGAGAGCGGTGACATCGTGGTGAAGGACGCCTTCCTGCCGGCCGACCTGGCCCCGGGGGACCTCCTCGCCGTACCCGCCACCGGGGCCTACTGCCGCTCCATGGCCAGCAACTACAACCACGCGCTCCGCCCGCCGGTCGTGGCCGTGCGCGACGGGGAGGCTCGAGTGATCGTCCGGCGGGAGACGGAGGAAGATCTCCTGCGTCTCGACCTCGGATGA
- a CDS encoding homoserine dehydrogenase, whose amino-acid sequence MMRTRPLKVALLGCGVVGSEVARIMTTHADDLTARIGAPVELAGVAVRRPSKVREGIDPALVTTDATALLKRGDIDVAIEVIGGIEPARTLITTAFEHGISVVSANKALLAQDGAALHAAAQQHGLDLYYEAAVAGAIPLVRPMRESLAGDKINRVMGIVNGTTNFILDKMDSTGAGYQEALDEATALGYAEADPTADVEGYDAAAKAAILAGIAFHTRVRLDDVYREGMTEVSAADFASAKRMGCTIKLLAILERAADGQSVTARVHPAMIPLSHPLASVREAYNAVFVEAEAAGRLMFYGPGAGGSPTASAVLGDLVAVCRNKLAEATGPGESAYTQLPVSPMGDVVTRYHISLDVADKPGVLAQVATTFAEHGVSIDTVRQQGKDGEASLVVVTHRAPDAALSGTVEALRKLDTVRGVASIMRVEGE is encoded by the coding sequence ATGATGCGTACGCGTCCGCTGAAGGTGGCGCTGCTGGGCTGTGGAGTGGTCGGCTCAGAGGTGGCGCGCATCATGACGACGCACGCCGACGACCTGACGGCCAGGATCGGTGCGCCCGTCGAGCTCGCCGGCGTGGCCGTGCGCCGCCCCTCCAAGGTGCGCGAGGGCATCGACCCGGCGCTGGTTACCACCGATGCGACCGCCCTCCTCAAACGCGGCGACATCGACGTCGCCATCGAGGTCATCGGCGGCATCGAGCCCGCCCGCACCCTCATCACCACCGCCTTCGAGCACGGCATCTCCGTCGTCTCGGCGAACAAGGCGCTGCTCGCCCAGGACGGTGCCGCCCTGCACGCCGCGGCCCAGCAGCACGGGCTGGACCTGTACTACGAGGCCGCCGTCGCCGGCGCCATCCCGCTGGTCCGCCCGATGCGAGAGTCCCTCGCGGGCGACAAGATCAACCGGGTGATGGGCATCGTCAACGGCACGACGAACTTCATCCTCGACAAGATGGACTCCACGGGCGCCGGGTACCAGGAGGCGCTCGACGAGGCCACCGCCCTCGGGTACGCCGAGGCCGACCCGACCGCCGACGTCGAGGGCTACGACGCCGCCGCCAAGGCCGCGATCCTGGCCGGCATCGCGTTCCACACCCGGGTCCGTCTCGACGACGTCTACCGCGAGGGGATGACCGAGGTCAGCGCCGCGGACTTCGCCTCCGCCAAGCGCATGGGCTGCACCATCAAGCTCCTCGCGATCCTGGAGCGCGCCGCGGACGGGCAGTCCGTCACCGCTCGAGTGCACCCGGCGATGATCCCGCTCAGCCACCCGCTGGCGTCCGTGCGCGAGGCGTACAACGCCGTCTTCGTCGAGGCGGAGGCCGCCGGGCGGCTCATGTTCTACGGGCCCGGCGCGGGCGGTTCTCCGACCGCCTCGGCGGTCCTGGGCGACCTCGTCGCCGTCTGCCGCAACAAGCTCGCCGAGGCAACGGGGCCCGGCGAGTCGGCGTACACCCAGCTGCCGGTCAGCCCCATGGGCGACGTCGTCACGCGGTACCACATCAGCCTCGATGTGGCCGACAAGCCGGGCGTCCTCGCCCAGGTGGCGACGACGTTCGCGGAGCACGGTGTCTCGATCGACACCGTCCGCCAGCAGGGCAAGGACGGCGAGGCCTCCCTCGTCGTCGTCACCCACCGCGCACCCGACGCCGCCCTCTCCGGGACCGTCGAGGCGCTGCGGAAGCTGGACACCGTGCGCGGTGTCGCCAGCATCATGCGTGTTGAAGGGGAGTAA
- a CDS encoding plasmid stabilization protein — translation MPRGSSPKRERQYEHIKESAEERGVPEKRAEEIAARTVNKERARAGESETASRLSLEDMSSSRRGGLHSHSGAQGPTYEQLYAEARRRNIRGRSDMNKTQLKRALGA, via the coding sequence ATGCCCCGCGGATCTTCACCCAAACGAGAACGCCAGTACGAGCACATCAAGGAGAGCGCCGAGGAGCGCGGCGTGCCCGAGAAGCGGGCCGAGGAGATCGCCGCCCGGACCGTCAACAAGGAACGGGCCCGGGCCGGCGAGTCCGAGACCGCGAGCAGGCTGTCGCTGGAGGACATGTCCTCCAGCCGGCGCGGCGGCCTGCACTCCCACTCGGGCGCGCAGGGGCCGACGTACGAACAGCTCTACGCGGAGGCCAGGCGCCGCAACATCCGCGGCCGCTCCGACATGAACAAGACGCAGCTCAAGCGCGCCCTCGGCGCCTGA
- the thrC gene encoding threonine synthase → MSSNRTHQWRGIIEEYRDRLPVTDTTPVVTLREGGTPLVPAQVLSERTGCEVHLKVEGANPTGSFKDRGMTMAITKAKEDGAKAVICASTGNTSASAAAYAVRAGMVSAVLVPRGKIALGKMGQALVHGAKILQVDGNFDDCLDLARALSDNYPVALVNSVNPVRIEGQKTAAFEIVDALGDAPDIHVLPVGNAGNITAYWKGFKEYKADGLASRTPRVWGFQASGSAPIVRGEIVKEPHTIATAIRIGNPASWDYALAARDESGGFIDEVTDRQILAAYRLLAAQEGVFVEPASAASVAGLLKAAELGLVDPGQTIVCTVTGNGLKDPDWAVAGAPQPVTVPVDAEAAAVRLGLV, encoded by the coding sequence ATGAGCAGCAATCGCACCCACCAGTGGCGCGGCATCATCGAGGAGTACCGGGACCGCCTGCCGGTGACGGACACGACTCCCGTGGTCACGCTCCGCGAGGGCGGCACTCCCCTCGTCCCCGCGCAGGTGCTCTCCGAGCGCACCGGCTGCGAGGTGCACCTGAAGGTCGAGGGCGCGAACCCCACCGGGTCCTTCAAGGACCGCGGCATGACCATGGCCATCACCAAGGCCAAGGAGGACGGCGCCAAGGCCGTCATCTGCGCCTCCACGGGCAACACCTCGGCCTCCGCCGCCGCGTACGCGGTGCGCGCCGGGATGGTCTCGGCCGTCCTCGTGCCCCGCGGCAAGATCGCGCTCGGCAAGATGGGCCAGGCCCTCGTGCACGGCGCCAAGATCCTCCAGGTGGACGGCAACTTCGACGACTGCCTGGACCTGGCGCGCGCGCTGTCCGACAACTACCCGGTCGCGCTGGTCAATTCCGTCAACCCGGTGCGCATCGAGGGCCAGAAGACCGCCGCGTTCGAGATCGTCGACGCGCTCGGCGACGCCCCCGACATCCACGTGCTGCCCGTCGGCAACGCCGGCAACATCACCGCGTACTGGAAGGGCTTCAAGGAGTACAAGGCCGACGGACTGGCCTCCCGTACGCCCCGCGTGTGGGGTTTCCAGGCCTCCGGTTCCGCGCCGATCGTGCGCGGCGAGATCGTCAAGGAACCGCACACCATCGCAACCGCGATCCGCATCGGCAACCCGGCCTCGTGGGACTACGCGCTCGCCGCGCGCGACGAGTCGGGCGGCTTCATCGACGAGGTGACGGACCGCCAGATCCTGGCCGCCTACCGCCTGTTGGCCGCGCAGGAGGGCGTCTTCGTCGAGCCCGCCTCGGCCGCGTCCGTGGCCGGCCTGCTCAAGGCCGCCGAGCTGGGCCTGGTCGACCCCGGCCAGACGATCGTATGCACCGTCACCGGAAACGGACTCAAGGACCCCGACTGGGCCGTCGCCGGCGCCCCGCAGCCGGTCACCGTCCCGGTCGACGCCGAAGCGGCGGCCGTCCGCCTCGGCCTGGTCTGA
- a CDS encoding XdhC family protein, whose product MRELVETARQWVAEGRAGFLARPVAEQGFGPRDPAGALLVDARGECVGALYRGVFDAELVAEAGAMAAGTTARVCDVSVGAAEAVDAKLTCGGRAEILLQPLTAVPAEWWDLLGEGVGVALVTRLDEQAQHAVSEVVRAVDVPSNDAERRAGELLATRRPGRDALYGEHGLVFVEAYPSAPYVVIGGGGELAEIIEAQALLLGWGAGLVGTVAEAEKLLTARRDAACLVMLSHDPEFDVPTVRSALALGIPYVGTLGSRKTTARRREGLIASGVSEGELARVHGPIGLDLGARTPAETALAICAEILAVLGGHEARALRDSDGPLR is encoded by the coding sequence ATGCGTGAGCTGGTGGAGACGGCGCGGCAGTGGGTGGCCGAGGGGCGGGCCGGGTTCCTGGCCCGGCCGGTGGCCGAGCAGGGGTTCGGGCCGCGGGATCCCGCCGGTGCCCTGCTCGTCGATGCGCGGGGGGAGTGCGTCGGGGCCCTGTACCGCGGGGTCTTCGACGCCGAGCTGGTGGCGGAGGCGGGAGCCATGGCCGCCGGGACCACCGCCCGGGTGTGCGACGTCTCAGTGGGGGCGGCCGAGGCGGTCGACGCGAAGCTGACCTGCGGCGGGCGGGCCGAGATCCTGCTGCAGCCGCTGACGGCCGTACCCGCCGAGTGGTGGGACCTGCTCGGGGAGGGCGTCGGGGTGGCGCTCGTGACCCGACTCGACGAGCAGGCGCAGCACGCCGTGAGCGAGGTCGTACGGGCCGTCGACGTGCCCTCCAACGACGCCGAGCGGCGGGCCGGCGAGCTGCTGGCCACGCGCCGGCCGGGGCGGGACGCGCTGTACGGGGAGCACGGGCTGGTGTTCGTGGAGGCGTACCCCTCCGCGCCGTACGTCGTCATCGGCGGGGGCGGCGAGCTCGCCGAGATCATCGAGGCGCAGGCCCTGCTGCTCGGATGGGGCGCCGGACTCGTCGGCACCGTCGCCGAGGCCGAGAAACTGCTGACCGCGCGCCGGGACGCCGCCTGCCTGGTGATGCTGAGCCACGACCCGGAGTTCGACGTGCCGACCGTACGCAGCGCGCTCGCGCTCGGGATCCCGTACGTCGGCACCCTCGGGTCCCGCAAGACCACCGCACGGCGGCGCGAGGGGCTGATCGCCTCCGGGGTGTCCGAAGGGGAACTGGCGCGGGTGCACGGGCCGATCGGGCTGGACCTGGGGGCCCGGACACCCGCGGAGACGGCGCTGGCCATCTGTGCGGAGATCCTGGCCGTGCTCGGGGGCCACGAGGCCCGCGCGCTGCGGGATTCCGACGGGCCGCTGCGCTAG
- a CDS encoding tetratricopeptide repeat protein, with protein sequence MQESQGDSEGAARTFRRVVDLDPRNKLGWYNLGVIAQQDGKADDALASYDKALKIDPSFTSALFNEAVLLKPTEPDRAAGLLRRAIAADPKAATAHLHLGLILADQGRSDEAGGAFRRAVAADPSLRSQVPEQFREFASPSPTSTPAGSTR encoded by the coding sequence ATGCAGGAGAGCCAGGGCGACTCCGAAGGGGCGGCCCGTACCTTCCGGCGCGTGGTGGACCTGGATCCCCGCAACAAGCTCGGCTGGTACAACCTGGGGGTCATCGCGCAGCAGGACGGCAAGGCGGACGACGCCCTCGCGTCCTACGACAAGGCCCTGAAGATCGACCCGTCGTTCACGTCGGCCCTCTTCAACGAGGCGGTCCTGCTGAAGCCGACCGAGCCCGACCGGGCCGCCGGACTCCTCAGGCGCGCCATCGCCGCCGATCCGAAGGCGGCCACGGCCCATCTGCACCTCGGACTCATCCTGGCGGACCAGGGACGTTCCGACGAGGCCGGCGGGGCGTTCCGTCGCGCCGTCGCGGCCGATCCCTCGCTCCGCTCCCAAGTACCGGAGCAGTTCCGGGAATTCGCAAGCCCCTCACCGACATCGACCCCAGCAGGGAGCACCAGATGA
- a CDS encoding response regulator encodes MEVAKTRTRKLRRTYSRVVPGASGRVLVVDDNKVIRQLIKVNLELEGFEVVTANDGAECLDVVHRVCPDVITLDVVMPRLDGFGTAAQLRADPRTRHVPVAIVSASTQHEVEAGIEAGVDAFLAKPFEPAELVRVVRRLVERKDRRERKGAPAGRGRG; translated from the coding sequence GTGGAAGTGGCAAAAACCCGGACGCGGAAGCTTAGGCGGACCTACTCTCGAGTTGTGCCAGGCGCCTCGGGCCGGGTGCTTGTTGTCGACGACAACAAGGTCATCCGGCAGCTGATCAAGGTCAATCTCGAGCTGGAGGGCTTCGAGGTAGTGACCGCGAACGATGGTGCCGAGTGTCTGGACGTCGTGCACCGCGTGTGCCCCGACGTGATCACCCTTGATGTGGTCATGCCCCGGCTGGACGGGTTCGGGACGGCCGCGCAGCTGCGCGCCGATCCGCGGACGCGGCACGTGCCCGTCGCCATCGTGAGCGCCTCTACGCAGCACGAGGTGGAGGCCGGGATCGAGGCCGGGGTGGATGCGTTCCTCGCCAAGCCCTTCGAGCCCGCCGAGCTCGTACGGGTCGTCCGCCGGCTCGTCGAGCGCAAGGACCGGCGGGAGCGGAAGGGAGCCCCCGCGGGCCGGGGGAGAGGGTAG